Genomic segment of Verrucomicrobium sp.:
TTTCATGAGAAATCGATATAATAAGCGCGTCTCGGACGGGCGAGCTTTTTGCTGAACTATAATTGTTCCAGCGCCACGCAGGCGTTGCCGGGGCCGTCCTCCTCTTCCAGCCGGTCGGCCAGGTCCTCCGCGCGGTCGGCGTATGCGCCGCTCGCCAGCCGCCCCATCTCCCAGCGGAAGCCCTGCGCCGTCCGCCGCGCCGCGTGGAGGAGGCGGCCCGCGCCGAGCTTTTGCAGCCGGGCGGCGTTGTTCGGCTGGTCGAAGGCGACGGGGCAGGCCAGCGCGGGAAGCCCCGCCCGCAACGCGGCGGCCAGGGTGCCGATTCCCGCGTGGTGGGCGGCGGCGGCGCAGCGGGGCAGGAGGTCGGCCAGCGGCAGGGCGGGCCAGGCCAGGACGTTTTCCGGCAGCGGGCCGGGGTCGGAATCGCCGACGAGGAGGAGCGCGCGCCGCTCCGTCCCCTCCAGCGCGGCGGCGGCGGCCCGGTAGAAATTCCCGGGACGGCCGACGACGGCGGTGCCCAGGGTGAAGAGCCACGGCTCCGGTCCCGCGTCCAGGAAGGCCTCCACCTCCGGCGGGAGCGGCGCGGGGGGCGCGGGATCGAAGCAAAAGCCGGTCACCGCGTGGCGCGCGTCCCAGTCGGCGGGCCGCGGCGCGAAGTGGGGGCTGTAGAGGTGGAGGATCCGCTGCGCGGCGCGGGGGGAGAACATGTGGTCGCGCGCGGGCGGCAGGCCCAGGCGGCCGCGCAGGGCGTTGAGCGGGCGGTCGACGAAGGGGGCGATGGTCTGGCGGCCGATTCCCCACACCATCCGGCTGAAGAGGCGCCCCAGGGGACCGGGCAGCCCGGCAAAGGGGAAGGCGGCGGGCAGCCCCTCCGCGGACGGGGTGACGCCGGGGGCCAGGGCGACGCAGGCCCAGGGCTTGTCCAGGGCCTCCGCGCCGAGCGCGGCGGGGAAGGCGAAATGGTGGGCGACGACGGCGTCGTGCGCGGGGGCTTCCCTTAAGACGGCCTCCGTCATCTCGTCCAGGAGGGGGAGGATCGTTTTCTCGAAGAGGGTGCGGAAGGAGGCCAGGCCCGCCAGGCGGGTGGAGAACGCGCCGGGATCGAGCGGCGGCGCGGCGGCGAAGGCGGGGACGAAGCGGAGGCCCGCCGCTTCCGCCCGGGCGCGCCACTCCGGATTGCCCAGCAGGGTGGCGCCGTGGCCCCGGCGGCGCAGCGCGGCGCCGAGGGAGAGGAAGGGGATCAAGTCGCCGCCCGAGCCCCAGGAGCAGAGAAGATAGTTCATTGCGGCGCCGTTCCGGGGTGAGCTAGATTGGGCCTTTCCCGCATGAAGCTCCTCCTGGTCGACGGCCATTATTACGCCTACCGCTCCTTCTACGCCATCCGGAACCTTTCCAACTCCAAGGGGGAGCCGACGAACGCCCTCTTCGGCATGGCCAAGGCGCTCAAAAAGATGCTCGCCGACGTGAAGCCGGACCTGGCCGCCGTGGTCATGGACGGCGGCCTGCCCGCCCACCGCCTGGCGGAGCACGAGAGTTACAAGGCCAACCGCGCGGAGACGCCCGACCTGTTGGCCAAGCAGATTCCCCTTTTCCAGGATTTGGTCCCCGCGCTGGGCCTGGCCTGCCTGACGGTGGAGGGGGAGGAGGCGGACGACGTCCTGGCCAGCTACGCGCGGGAGGCGGCCCGGGAGAAGATCGACGTGGTCCTGGCGACGAACGACAAGGACCTGATGCAGCTGGTGGGGGACAATCTCTCCGTCTACCAGCCGACGCCGGCGGGCTTCGACCTGATCGACGCCGCGGCCGTCCGGGAGAAGTGGGGCGTGCCGCCGGAAAAGATCGGCGAAATTCTGACCCTGACGGGCGACGCGGTGGACAATATCCCCGGCGTCCCCGGGGTGGGGCCGAAGACGGCGGCCACCTGGATCCAGGCGTATAGCACGGTGGACGGCCTCCTGGCCCACCTGCACGAGCTGAAGAGCGAGCGGCACCGGCAGATGCTGGAATCCTCCCGCGATATCCTGGCGCGCAACCGCAAGCTGGTGATGCTGCGGGAGGACCTTCCGCTGCCGCGCCCCATCGGGGAGCTGCAAATCACGCCCGACTGGGCCGCGCAGGCGCGGCTCTTCGCCGCGTACGAGTTCCGGGGCTTCCTGGCGGAGGCGCAGCGGATGCTCGGCGGAGCGCCCGCGCCGGAGGCGAGGAGGGAAAAGCAGGAAAAGCCGCCCGCGCCCCCGACCTGGAGCCAGGGGGAGCTGCTCTAAAATCCGGGAGCCTAGGCCCTTTCCGGCGACCGGTCCCGCGCGGGGATCCCTTCCGGCGCGGGGGAGCTGCGCCGCGCGGCGGCCCAGGCCAGCTCGGTGCGCGGCACTGTGCCGTCCAGCGGCAGGCGTGACCGCCGCCATTCGGTGACGCCGCCTTCCAGGTAGGCGGCCTGGGAAAATCCCTTTTCCCGGGCGAAGGCCGCCGCCTCGATGGAGCGGTATTCCCCCAGCTGGCAGACGAAGTAGACGGGCTGCGCGGGGTCGAGGGTTTCCAATTGCCGGGCGATGGCGGCGAAGGTCGCCGGATCGCCCTTCGGGACGTCCATGGCGTAGGGGGCGGAGAGGGAGCCGGGGATGTGGGAGAGGCGGTGGACCGCCTCGGCCCGGACGTCGACGATCGCCGGACGGGAGGGAAGCAGCTCGGCCAGGCGGCGGGGGGAAACGGAGGCCATGGGCTTATCCCTGCGTGCGGCCTTCGGGCTTTTTCCCGGGGGCCGGGACGGCGGCGGCGCGCTGCCCGGAAAAGCCGTCCAGCCGCCGGGCCCATTCCCCCTCCAGCGGCAGGTCGGCCCGCTGCCAGGCCTTGGTGCCGCCCTCGACGAAAAAGGCCTGCCGGAAGCCGAGCTGCTCCCCGGCCAGGCGGGCCGCCTCGACGGAGCGCTGCTCGCCGATCTGGCAGACGAAATAGACGGGCTGCTCCCGGTCCAGCGGAGACAGGCGCTCCCGGATTTCCGCCAGGGGGGCGTGGGCGGCCCCGGGGATGTGGCCCAGGCGGTAAAGCTCGGCGTCCCGCACGTCGAAAAGCGCCGTTCCGGGCGATTCCAGAAGGCGGTCGAGCTGGCTGACGGTCACCGAGGGCATGGGTACGATTCGGCTATTGGCGGGGCGGAGTGTCCGGTCTTACCGCACTTTGATCTGATTCCGGAGCGACTTGGCGATTTCCTCTCCTAATGAGTAATCCATCAGATCGTAGCGCCCGATCGGCCCTCTCGCGTGGGTGCCTTTCACGATCACGGTCATGGGCGGGGTGATTTGGACCTGAAGAGCGGGAACCGCGAAATTTTCCAAAGGCGGGGGGCCGTCCTGCCATAATGCCAAGACGGCGCCGCCGATGAGGCAGAGAGCCAGGGCCGCGCCGGCCATTTGCCCAAGTCGAGGGGCGCTTAGAACGGTCATTCCTCGCCTCCTCTTCGGGGGAGCGGCTTATTCGGTGATCCAGGCCGGGGTGCCCGCGGGCTGGGTGCCGATGGTGCCGTCGGTCTTCTTGGCCACGTTGGCCTTCCAGAAGGCCCCGTCGCCGCCCTTGTGGAGGATCACCGCGCCCTTGTTGCCGAAGGGCTGCTTCGTCTCCTTCGGATCCTGGCCCCAGGACCAGTTCTTGGTGTAGATCAGGACGGCGGTGCCCGCGTCGATCGAGCCGGTGTTGCCCAGGTTAAAGGCGTTGTTGGCGGCGGTCAGCGTGTTCGTGCCGACGACGGCGGGATACCCCGGGGCGGAGAGGACGCGGAGGTCGCCCGCCTTCAGGTAGTCGTTGGCGATCAAGACGTTCTGGAAGTAGGCGGTGGGGGTGGTCTGGGGGCCCGCGTCGGCCGGGAAGCCGATGCCGCCCAGGCCGCTCTGGGCCGCGTCGGAAGAAGCCGCCTGCATGGCGATGTAGACCTGCCGCGCGTTGCTCACGATCTGCACGCCCTGCGCCTGGGTGCGGGCGTTGTCTAGCGCGGGCAGCGCCAGGCTGGCCAGGATGGCGATGATCGAGATGACCACCAGCAGTTCGATGAGGGTAAAGGCGGACGCGTTGCGATTTTTAGTGTGCAGGCTCACGGGGAATACTTAAGGGCATGGGGGTGAAGGAGTCAATAGACCGTACCTTGCGTTCATCCTCAAATGGCCCTAGGGTGACGGCGTGATGAAAACCTACGTCGTCCAAACCACCCTGCCGAGCCTCCTGCGCATCCGGGCCGAGGAATTCCAGTTCCACTCCCGCGACGGCATCCTCTACTTCAGCGTCGAGGGGCGCCGGGTGGCGGCCTTCCCCATCGAGGCGGTCGTCGCCGTGGCGGAAAAGCCCTTCGGCCTGGGCAACGTGCCCGTGGAGACGGAGACGGACTGGATCGACGACGACAGCGTTTAACACCCCCCTCCCCGCCTTGACCCCCCTTTCTATGCCGCGCCCGTTCCACCTCGACGACGAAGAAGAAGACGAAGAAACCGAGACCGAAACCAAGGCCCCCGCGCCCGAGCCGCCGAAGCCCCGCCTGGAAGAGCGCCTGCTGAAGGCGCGCACCATCCTGATCTACGGCGGGATCGACCAGAAGAAGGCGCAGGACGTCAGCGAGAAGCTCATCGCGATGGCGGCGGACTCCGACGACGACATCTACATCTACATCAATTCCCAGGGCGGCCACGTGGAGGCGGGCGACACCATCCACGACATGATCCGTTACGTGAAGCCGCGCGTCTTCATCATCGGCACCGGCTGGGTGGCCAGCGCGGGCGCCCTGATCTACGCCGCGCCGCCGGTGGAGCGCCGCCTTTCCCTGCCGAACACCCGCTTCATGATCCACCAGCCCTCCGGCGGCGTCCGGGGCCAGGCCTCCGACATCAGCGTGGAAGCGGAGGAGATCCTCAAGATGCGCCAGCGCCTCAACGAGATCTTCGCCAAGCAGACGGGCCAGCCGATCGAGAAGATCGAGCGCGACTCCGACCGCAACTTCTGGATGTCCGCCGAGCAGGCGAAGGCCTACGGCCTGGTCGGCAAGGTGATCGCCACCGCGGGCGACCTGCCCGCCCCCGCTCCCGCTAAGAAGTAGGAAGGGAGGCGCCTCCCGCAAAAAGCCCGGCCTTTTCATGGGGCCGGGCTTTTTCTTTTAATAGTCGTCGGCGTCGTACCGGGGGTGGTAGGCGTTCGGGTTGCCGGGGTTGTTGCTGCTCGGCGGCAGGGCGAAGTTGGGGTTGTGGGTCGGATCGCGGCTCAGGCCCGATTCATACCACTCCTGCTGGATGGCCGGGTAGGGGTTCTGGCCGCCGCCGCATCCGGAGAGGGAGCCCGAAAGCAAAAGAAGGAGAAGAAGCCGCAGCAACTTCATGGCGCGGGCGCGGTGGGCAGCGGCTGGCCGGGGGCCACGCGGTTGACGCCGGGCAGCGGCGCTGCGCTCATCTTGTCCATGCCCAGGACGACGAAGGCCTGCTGCCCCGGAATGAAGCGGGCGAAGACCTTGCCGTCCTCCCGCTCCCAGGTGGCGCCGGCGCCGGGCAGGTCGAGCTTCCGCCACGGCTGGCCGCGGCCCTCCTGGTGGAGGAATTCCTCGCAGTCGTCCGGGGTGATGGCGGGGCGCGCGCCCGTCGCGTCCGGGCGCAGGCCGAAGATCTCCATGGCCGCCTCCCCTTCCGCGTTGAAGGTGACGGTCACCGAATAGCGGTCGGCGGTGTAGAGGACCTGCTCGCCGATTTCCTTGCCCGCGCCCCAGCGGTCCGCCAGCTGGGCGCGCGTGTCGCCCACGCGGGCCTGCGCGGAAGCCGCCAGGCAGAGCGCGCCCAGGCAGCCCAGGAGTAGCGGGAGCGCGGACTTCATCGCGTCAGTGGCCGGGGCCGTAGACCTTGGCCGGGTCGAACGCCTTCTCGGCGATGGCCAGCTCCAGCTCGCCCTCCGAGCCGTCTTTCAGCTTGCGGAAGAAGCAGCTGCGGTAGCCGACGTGGCAGGCGGCGCCGCCTTCCGTGCGGACTTTCAAGAGGATGGCGTCCTGGTCGCAGTCGACGCGCAGCTCCTCGACGTGCTGGAAGTGGCCGGACTGCTCCCCCTTGACCCAGAACTTGCCCCGGGAGCGGCTCCAATAGGTCGCCTTCTTCGTGGCGATGGTGCGTTCCAGGGCCTCCCGGTTCATGTAGGCGAGCATGAGGACCTCGCCCGTGGAGGCCTCCACCGTGATGCAGGGGAGCAGCTCCTGGCGGTCGAAAGCGGGGAGGAGGCGGAAGCCTTCCTCGATCTCGTGGGACGCGGCCATAGGGTGCGATTTATAAGGCCTGGGAAATAGTCTGGCAAGGGCCTGCCGAGCCGGGCAAAACTGCCCGCCCCATGAAACCGGCCAAAAAACGCTTCGTGGCCCTGACCCTGATCGGCCCCGACCGCAAGGGCGTCATCGCCCGCTTCACCCAGCTCCTCTTCCGCCTCGGCGCGAACATCGAGGGGCTGGAAGAACAGGTGGCCCGCAGCCAGTTCCGCATGGCGGTGCTGGCCTCCTGGGAAGGGAAGGCTGCGCGCGATTTCAACGCGGAGGCCGTCCGCCTGGCCCTCCAGGTGGAGGCGCAGGCCGTGGGCATGGAATGCTCCCTGCGCTTCGAGCAGGGCGGCCCGCGCCGCTTCGCCCTCTTGGCGACGAAGGAGCCCCACGCCGTCGAGGCCTTCCTGAAGGCGACGCTGGGCAAAAAGCCGACCCTGCCCGCCGTCCCCGTCGTCCTCATCGCCAACCGGCCCGACCTCAAGCCCCTGGCCGAAAAGGCCGGCATCCCCTTCCACGAGGTCGATTACCGGGACCGCGCCCGGGCGGAAAAGGAGATCCTGGGCCTGCTGGACCAATACCAGGTGGAGTTCGCCGTCCTGGCCCGCTTCATGAAGATCCTCTCCCCCGACTTCGTCTGGCGGTGGAAGAACAAGATCATCAACATCCACCCCTCCCTCCTGCCCGCCTTCCCCGGGGCCAACGCCTACCGGCAGGCCTTCGAGAAAGGGGTGCAGGTCTTCGGCGTTACCGCCCACTTCGTCACGCCGCAGCTGGACGAGGGGCCGATCCTGGCCCAGGAATCGGCGCGGCTGAAGATGGGGGAGCCGCTGGCCAGCATCGTCCGCCGGGGCCAGGCCCTGGAGGCGAAGTGCCTCCTGCGCGCGGTGAAGCTCTTCCTGACCAAGAAGCTCGACGTCCACTGGGGCCGCGTCCACGGCGCCAGCTGATCCCCGGCTAGCCGCCGACGGCCTTGCGGGCCTCGTCGGCCAGGGCGGTGGAGAGGTAGCGCTCCCCCGTCGAGCAGCCGACGGTGACGATCAGCTTCCCCTTATACTCCGGCCGCGCGGCCAGCTGCAGGGCGGCGTGGACGTTGGCGCCCGTGGAGATGCCGACGAGGAGGCCTTCCTCCTTCGCCAG
This window contains:
- a CDS encoding ATP-dependent Clp protease proteolytic subunit, producing the protein MPRPFHLDDEEEDEETETETKAPAPEPPKPRLEERLLKARTILIYGGIDQKKAQDVSEKLIAMAADSDDDIYIYINSQGGHVEAGDTIHDMIRYVKPRVFIIGTGWVASAGALIYAAPPVERRLSLPNTRFMIHQPSGGVRGQASDISVEAEEILKMRQRLNEIFAKQTGQPIEKIERDSDRNFWMSAEQAKAYGLVGKVIATAGDLPAPAPAKK
- a CDS encoding rhodanese-like domain-containing protein; translation: MPSVTVSQLDRLLESPGTALFDVRDAELYRLGHIPGAAHAPLAEIRERLSPLDREQPVYFVCQIGEQRSVEAARLAGEQLGFRQAFFVEGGTKAWQRADLPLEGEWARRLDGFSGQRAAAVPAPGKKPEGRTQG
- a CDS encoding glycosyltransferase, producing the protein MNYLLCSWGSGGDLIPFLSLGAALRRRGHGATLLGNPEWRARAEAAGLRFVPAFAAAPPLDPGAFSTRLAGLASFRTLFEKTILPLLDEMTEAVLREAPAHDAVVAHHFAFPAALGAEALDKPWACVALAPGVTPSAEGLPAAFPFAGLPGPLGRLFSRMVWGIGRQTIAPFVDRPLNALRGRLGLPPARDHMFSPRAAQRILHLYSPHFAPRPADWDARHAVTGFCFDPAPPAPLPPEVEAFLDAGPEPWLFTLGTAVVGRPGNFYRAAAAALEGTERRALLLVGDSDPGPLPENVLAWPALPLADLLPRCAAAAHHAGIGTLAAALRAGLPALACPVAFDQPNNAARLQKLGAGRLLHAARRTAQGFRWEMGRLASGAYADRAEDLADRLEEEDGPGNACVALEQL
- a CDS encoding type II secretion system protein, with the translated sequence MSLHTKNRNASAFTLIELLVVISIIAILASLALPALDNARTQAQGVQIVSNARQVYIAMQAASSDAAQSGLGGIGFPADAGPQTTPTAYFQNVLIANDYLKAGDLRVLSAPGYPAVVGTNTLTAANNAFNLGNTGSIDAGTAVLIYTKNWSWGQDPKETKQPFGNKGAVILHKGGDGAFWKANVAKKTDGTIGTQPAGTPAWITE
- a CDS encoding rhodanese-like domain-containing protein — its product is MASVSPRRLAELLPSRPAIVDVRAEAVHRLSHIPGSLSAPYAMDVPKGDPATFAAIARQLETLDPAQPVYFVCQLGEYRSIEAAAFAREKGFSQAAYLEGGVTEWRRSRLPLDGTVPRTELAWAAARRSSPAPEGIPARDRSPERA
- a CDS encoding formyltransferase family protein — its product is MKPAKKRFVALTLIGPDRKGVIARFTQLLFRLGANIEGLEEQVARSQFRMAVLASWEGKAARDFNAEAVRLALQVEAQAVGMECSLRFEQGGPRRFALLATKEPHAVEAFLKATLGKKPTLPAVPVVLIANRPDLKPLAEKAGIPFHEVDYRDRARAEKEILGLLDQYQVEFAVLARFMKILSPDFVWRWKNKIINIHPSLLPAFPGANAYRQAFEKGVQVFGVTAHFVTPQLDEGPILAQESARLKMGEPLASIVRRGQALEAKCLLRAVKLFLTKKLDVHWGRVHGAS
- a CDS encoding 5'-3' exonuclease H3TH domain-containing protein, producing the protein MKLLLVDGHYYAYRSFYAIRNLSNSKGEPTNALFGMAKALKKMLADVKPDLAAVVMDGGLPAHRLAEHESYKANRAETPDLLAKQIPLFQDLVPALGLACLTVEGEEADDVLASYAREAAREKIDVVLATNDKDLMQLVGDNLSVYQPTPAGFDLIDAAAVREKWGVPPEKIGEILTLTGDAVDNIPGVPGVGPKTAATWIQAYSTVDGLLAHLHELKSERHRQMLESSRDILARNRKLVMLREDLPLPRPIGELQITPDWAAQARLFAAYEFRGFLAEAQRMLGGAPAPEARREKQEKPPAPPTWSQGELL
- the hisI gene encoding phosphoribosyl-AMP cyclohydrolase; amino-acid sequence: MAASHEIEEGFRLLPAFDRQELLPCITVEASTGEVLMLAYMNREALERTIATKKATYWSRSRGKFWVKGEQSGHFQHVEELRVDCDQDAILLKVRTEGGAACHVGYRSCFFRKLKDGSEGELELAIAEKAFDPAKVYGPGH